The Thermovirga sp. nucleotide sequence CCAAGTCAAAAAAGGCATCCTTGTCACCCAATCGGGGATCAGGCGTTCCAACAAGATCACCGGCAATATGCATAATAAGTGCCGTTTCGTACGTTCCAGCATGATCAAGAGGAGTAATCGGCGGATCGGGCAACACTGAGGTCAAGGTCCAATAGGAGCAGGCACCTACTATGATATCGGTATCGAGAATCACGTCATTGCATACCAGTCTCATGGGCAAATCGTTTCCGCCATGGCCATTGACGAAAACCAATCGGCGGAAACCAGACGTCGCAAGGGAGGTGCAAATATCCCGAAGAACTTGGATGTAGGTGTTAGCGCTCAAGGACACGGTGCAGGCAAAAAGGTGGTGATTTGAACTACCTATGGGGAGCAAAGGGGCGATCACGATTGGCGACTCGATGTCTAACAGCGAAATAGCCTCCCTGGTGACAGCTTCACATATCAATGAATC carries:
- a CDS encoding creatininase family protein, which produces DSLICEAVTREAISLLDIESPIVIAPLLPIGSSNHHLFACTVSLSANTYIQVLRDICTSLATSGFRRLVFVNGHGGNDLPMRLVCNDVILDTDIIVGACSYWTLTSVLPDPPITPLDHAGTYETALIMHIAGDLVGTPDPRLGDKDAFFDLVLSPGFLVNRHDEWSRIGGVTGPADGASAELGRRILADRAAAVAEVLRQFDLATKTE